GTCGTCGTACTCCGGGTTGTCCACGCAGGCGTCCATCAGCACGTCGTAGTGTCCGTTGCTCAGCCAGCTCAGCCAGACGGCCGGCTTGGACGCATCCTCCTGGCCCAGAAAGTGCACCATGGTGGACACGGTCGGGCTCTCGGCGCTGCCCCCAGTGGTCAGGTGGATGTTGATGTTGAGCATCTGGCTCATGGCGAGAAGCTCGGGGTATCCGGCCCAGGCACCGTCTTGCGCCGCGTTGATGAGGAACTCGCCGGCGTCGCCCTCGATGACCGGGTTGAACTGGTCCAGGTGGTCGGCGATGTGGTGCACCGTGCGTTCCCGCAGCTCGCTGTGCCCCGCCTGGTCCCCGTAGGTGGCTTTGCATACGGCCCGGTAAAGGCAGTTGCCATCCGGGATGATGTGGTACCGGAACTTGCGTCTTTCCCGAAGATACTTGTTCTGCGTTTCCACCTCAGCAAGGTAACGGGCCACCTTGTCATCTCGGGTCACCTTATCTTCCAATTTCTGCTCCTTCAGGACACTGAGCTCGAAGTCTGATGTAGCGCCCTCATCATTCCGGCGGGGTTCTGTAGGAGTGCCACAAGGCTCCTCTTCAGGTACCCACCTGTTACTCCTCGCTTCTTCTTCAAACAGAAGATTCTCTGACGGGTCCTCCAAGAAAAGTCCATCAGTCCTGTTCCTGAGCTCATCGATAAAGTCCACCAGCTCGTCGCCGGGAGAAGGAGGCTTGGGCAACCTGCTGATTTGGACCGGTACCGTCCTCTCTAACCCGTCCGCTCTGCGTATGAGCAACTCGGCGGTGGATGTGAAGTAGACAGGCCTGGGCCTCGAGGAGGAGGTGGCTTCGTAGCAAGAAAACGCAGGCATGTTTGCGGAAGTAGCAGTCGCGTCTGGCTGGCTCGATCGCGGTGCGTCTTCCTCAGGTGGGCTGGAGGTTCCGCCGGATAAAGTGATGGTGACTTTGCTGGATGATCTCGGGTAGTGCGTCAAGGCGCTGTTGTAAAGCTGCATGTCGAAGCGCGTCCTTTATAGCAAGCCCACCGCCAGCCAGTCACAGTGCGATGACGGCCACAGCTAAAAATACCGCCGCTTGTCACCGACATCGACGCTACGAAGTTGCAGAGGAAGTTTTTTCGGCGGCCCCCCCGTCTGTTCCCGATAGCAGAAAAGTGGAGGGAGGGGGGACACTGTATACTTCGGCCCCACTCACGTCACTCCTACGCGGGGAGCCTCCCAAAAACCTGAGACGGGAGCTTGGCGGTTGTTAAACACTGTCAAGCCCGATCGGGTGATGGCCGTTGTGTTTCCGTTTGCAGCgccttcaaagtaaaagtcagGGCACAGGTCATTTGGAGTACTGCACACTGAAAAGTATCAATATAAAATAAGACAACAGCAAAGGTTATTGATCAACTCCCCGAACTAAACGTGTGCAGACtctggggaaaaacaaaacaaaaaacaatgtgttGTTGtggacaaagtaaaaaaaaaaaaaaaaaaatagaaaatggctgaaaaacaaaactacactTTACCAGTGATTCAGTAAAATATTAAAGTaacaaatcaagcaaaaagtacagtatttataatttacattttaaccTATTTTCCTTTAAGTGTgttgcaaattattattttataaatatccCGAGTTATGGTGAGCAGACCCTGATTGAGAACGACTTGCCTGAATAAAAGTGTACATCGGAAACTACACTATTCTTTGTTGTCTTTGTGACCAGTTTATTTTGAACGTATGAATGTACCATATCTTGCTCGCTTGACACAACCTTACTTCCGGTCCAACGTGAAGGAATGCAACTGAAGTATGGGGCGTCAATGTGAAAGATGTGATACGTCAGCCTGATTGTGTAATAACGACTAAAACGAATACAGCTGGttattaatacaaaataaagtatACTGCAGTTTACGCTGATGAAGAATATTAGCCATTGATTAACTGAATGGGAAAACTGGGTACTTAGGCATGTTATTCATttataaaaatcacattacatggcctaataaaaagtgttttgtgtttctgtCACTATAGTGATGATTTTACAGGGTATCAACTGGCTTCATTACAAGCGTGACAGTTTACTCGGAATGACTGTGCATGTTGTACAGACACCATCTAAATATAGGTATTGCCACATTGTTTCAGTCATACATGGATGAGGTCATTCCCTTTAACAAAAGAAATGTAATTGCACAGTTTCAAAGGTGAAGTAAGAGGTACTCGAGaaataatttgtattattattgtcactACTTCAGCCATGTTGGAGTGACCGCATGTGTGTTCACTATAACTTTACCATTGTTATGAAATAGGGATATAACTGGGAGTTATATAACATGGATCGGTAAACATATGGTACAGTAGGTGAACAAAACTACGTTTTGCATTTAATAACatttaaactgaaaaaaatgcaataaataaattaacaattctaaaataaatgtcgaaaaatgttactgtattttttttaagcaagtgtTTTTCAGTAAAGTGCGACATGGGTGGTAACAAACTGAATTTCAAAGTCAGAACATGCCATAGTCTAGCATGCAAGTCATTACTATAGGTCTTAATTATAGTAAGTaattgtatgaaaaacaaagcCAGAAATATTACCCAATCAACTGAAAAATGAGTATGGCGGTAACCTACTTTGCTACTTACCTACTTCTTACGCCGCGTGCGGTCCGTAGGCCCAAAATGTCATGACAAAAAATGAGAATCCTCCACAAATAATTATTGGAGCagacaacaggaaaaaaaactcttaaatgtatctcttaaatgttttttatttatttatttatttttatcatgtcATCATCGATAGACACTGAAAATAAGTAGCAATCCTATTTTGACAAGTAGTAAGCATAGACAGAGCTGCATCTTGACTCATAAATGCTCCAACTTTTGAggtgcttttattattattattattattattattattttttttttttttttattttaaagctgtCTGTCACCtggtcaatttttgtttttgttttttgttttgtgttgagtCCAATTTTGAGTGGACGAGCTTCAAATTTACTGTTCAAGTGAAGCAGAAAATGGAGGTTCAAGGTTTCTGATATGGAAAACCATAACTGAAATTTGACCCTTAACACAAATTAGTTCGACAACCATAACAGTCCAATTGCAATCAAGTCAATGTCCTTGAGACTACAATAACCTAGTTGCACTTGAATATTTGCAGactttagatcaggggtggcaaactgcggtccttgagggccggagtcctgcaggttttatagatttccctactcgaagtgcagctgattccaattaacaggctcgttgtcaggattctgcagagcttgctgatgagctgatcatgaatcagctgtgttgaagaagggaaatatccaaaaccagcaggaatgcggccctcgaggaccggatctcgccacccctgctttagataCATGAGAGTAAaaagtcatcagaaaaaaaacaatactgaagGACAATAGCAAAGTATCTATTTTCTTAACTTCCCTTGCAATCCCACAACTGTCCACAAGGAGGCGACATTTCGCTTCAAGAGAGCttacccagttttttttttgagcagctGTCGCATGGCTGCGCGGCGCATACAAATGAAGGCATtgatcttgcttttttttttttttttacgtgttgaCTAGTGCGCCAACCTCaactgcacacaaacacatactgCATATAAGATTCGAGTACTGCATAACGAAACCAATAATTACCAGGGCGGCAAGGGGTGAAAGCCATGCTGTAAACAAACCGTAAAAACAACAGTAGCTTGTTTTtgaacgtttgtttgttttgtttttgtgtgtcagtgGAGCGGctcgagagagaaagagaggggcGCTGAGCTGATGTCAGCGGGCGGTGGGGAAAGGGGAGGGAGCATCCTCCGTGAGTTGAGTCACGCAGCTGTCAAAGATAGCTGTCACCCAGTTCCCCCCATCAAACACGCACAAAGCAGTCAATAAGCAAAAAGCCTCGCGCACAGGGAGAGAGCGAGATCTCaggtgaacccccccccccctttaccACCTCCTCCAAATCCACCCCCCATCGCACAGCCTGCCTACCTCCGCCAAGGACCAGCACACGACACAGAACCCCCACAAAAACCGGATACATTTTTctccttttccccccttcttgaTGAATAAGGATTCTTCACATTTGGATACACGCTGAGGCAGCAGAAGATCACCACTGCGGGGacgtttgtttcttttcttccacGCGAGGATCAAAAGTGGGCTTTTAGGGGGGATGAAGACGAAAAAAGGTAAGATGTAGTGAAGAAATGTTTATTACGACGAAGAAATCGGGGATTTCGAAAGCCCTTTCCGTCCACGGAGTCTTTTGTCTACGGTGCAGACATGACAGGCTGTGAGTGCCATGTGCTGGCTAGACGTCACCGCCGAATTACACTTCGTTTGTTCCCTGCTTGTTTTACGTCCGAATTCATCACCCGAGCGAGGCGAGAATAACGCCGAATGTCCCCCCGTCGTCTTTCGGATTGAAAACTCCTCGTCCACGCGTGGATTTAGCCACTCTTTGTTAGCAAGTTTGAATGCGGTGCGGGAGTGCGCCATTTTACCGTTGGAGTTTGGTGGAAAAGTTGTTGAATGTGTTTTTTCATTGACGTTTAGTTTGCTAAATTGCTTGAATTGGTGTAAAAGTCTCGACGCGAGCGGCTTGTCTGTAAAAATGTGTCACGGAGCCACTGGAAGTCGTGTTTTGGGGGTTGACCTAATTGTTGGGAAGTTTGTTCACCGCGTGTCCTCcacacacaaaagaacacaaCTTTTAAGTCGCATAACGTACACGAGGGCAGTCTCGAATTATGTTTTAATGTCTTTTCTGGCTACTGTGAGTAATACTCGACTTCAAGAAGCGTGAGAGAAGTGTTTTATAAGTTTTACTGCAAAGCGTACAAAGAAATTCGAAGCAGCTCCAGATTCTTTTGTTTAGTCTGGAGACGCTGATTTGCAACAGGTctcccctcccccctcctccaccaccaccaccatcatcatcatcatctccccGGCCCACGTAATTACCTCATCCTGTTGGCTGCTCCACACTTTTCCCACTAGAATTCGGCCCCCACGGCGGTCTGCGTGGTGAGGTTTTATGGAGGTTATTCGTATGTGAGGGGAGTAAACCCACCTTCACCTAGCTCACTTCACTATCTTCCCCCTAAAAGTAACTTCCGCATTAAGGTGAGCTCGCGTGACTTGGGGGGCCATTTAAAGTAAGAAACCCGGAAATGCCTTTTTCTTCAAGGAAccccaaaatggcggacgtttGACACACATCTGTCAAACACCGAATAAGTTCCAAATGTACTGTTTATTTCAATggaatttagttatttttagggGTAAAGAGTTGAATATAGGTGGTCCATGGTttattttcaacatttgaatacgattatttattataattgattttttaaaggtataaacagcatgcagtgaactAGTTGGCACTATATCAAAGTGTCTTGAGATATGACTTATACATTTTTTGAGgcataaaatatcaataaatgttttgtttttgttttttgccttgaCTTGCGAGCACATACTTGAGATACAAGCAATTCTATGGTGGCAgtgactcacttcacaacaaacaGCAGTTAAGTAGATTGAATTATAGAACAGTCCTTCAAAAAAgggcttcaagctgtttgaCACACCCAGTTGAACTtagctgtcaaactaaacaaaataaagacaatTGTGTATTTATAACAACCACATTGCTTAGCCTTTCCGTCCGGTTTATTAGCACGTACACATACGTTGAGGTGATTTAACATCATATTTTTTAACCatattgaaaatgttcaaaagttcGAGCACTATTAACTAGTTTGTGCGGCGGTATAACAAAACGTCATCCTGTGGCACGAGAAGGCATGCTCACTTAGTGTGTCATTATGTTCCAAGGTTATAAATGGCTTGTCACTGAGTTACTGTAAAGATTCAACTATATACAAATAGTCAACAGCAAATAAATAACAGTTTGTGAGTATCATAGTATCATCTGACTTTGCCATCACGAGGataagacgaaaaaaaaaattctaatctTTAAGGTGCTTGCTGAACTGAAATCTTGCCAGATTTGTTTGTTGTCTTCTGACTGTTGGTGGATCACGTATTTTGAACCGTTGACATATCACGTCATCTGTTGACTTCTGCCGCGTATTTTGAACCCTCGAGATTCTCACTGAGCTGAAATGTGACCAGATTTGTTTGTTGACAAGTTTGACTTTCCAGGCCCATTTTGAACCCCTGACATGCTCGCTGAGCTGAAAGTGACTTGTTGACTTTTGTGGTGTATTTTGAAGCCGTGAGATGCTCAGTCACTGAGTGAAAGtccatgtatttttgttgttgttgatgatgagTTGGGTTTTGACTTTGGTGGCATATTGGGAATCCCTGAAATGCTTGCTGAGCTGAATCCTAACCTGCTTTGTTGACTTTTGAGGCGTATTTTGAAGCGCCGTTTGCTAATGTCGCTGAATAGACTGACATCTTATGTTTTGTCTGACTTTTTGAGCCTTTTAAACTCCTTTTGCACATGTTCCATCAAACAATGGGGGCCTGCCATGGTCAGCCTGAGTCACACAAGCAATGCGAGGTGTGTGGCTCCAATGTGTCCCGGGCTGCTTTTATGGCAGACAACCAACCGCCTTTGTGACGTCCTGTCGCCTGCTCCTCTTCCCCTCACACGTTTCCTGGCCCCGTTGATGAATCACGTGGCGCAACCTGACAGCTCGCAAAACCAACCTCTCTCTTTCCCGCCCTCTCTAAGGTATGATGATGTTGTCGGGGAGCGAGACAGACGACGATGACGGCGCGGACGCCCCCCTGGACCTGTCGTCCAGCGGCGGAGGGAAGAGGAAGCGGCGTGGCAACCTGCCCAAGGAGTCGGTGCAGATCCTGAGGGACTGGCTGTACGAGCACCGCTACAACGCATACCCCTCGGAGCAGGAGAAGGCTCTCCTCTCCAAGCAGACGCAGCTTTCCACACTGCAGGTACttatacacgcacacaatcCAAGTGGGGGGGAAGTATGGGCTGAATCATTTCCTGTCAAAACATGACACTTCACTGCATTGGAGGTCGTCTGCTTTTGTGGCGCAACTCCGCAGTgtttgaggaggaggaggaggaggaggaggagagagtAGTGAGTAAGTGAATGCTGAGGAATTTCCCTCCCCGCAGCCGTTCCCATCCCAGCTGTCTGGGAACAATGCGGAGTCATTTACATAGCTGCAGCCAGTTACGACTGGCCCGCGGAACCAAAGAAAACAAGGCAGTTGACCTCCCGATTGTCACCATGAcaaccaccattttattgccactttttttttaattttcacaccAACAGCACTCAAGTTAGAATCTAACCTCGATTACAACACAGAGTGAGATCAACGGGAAAGCGAAAATTGCACCAGTCAGCAAAATGAGtgagaattgaaaaaaatcctAAATTGGGTCAATTGTGGCCCTCTGGTATTTTGATTACATTATAGCCTCAACTCGCACGATTAGCTAAATAAGGATATAAACATCACA
This genomic window from Festucalex cinctus isolate MCC-2025b chromosome 20, RoL_Fcin_1.0, whole genome shotgun sequence contains:
- the otud1 gene encoding OTU domain-containing protein 1, whose protein sequence is MQLYNSALTHYPRSSSKVTITLSGGTSSPPEEDAPRSSQPDATATSANMPAFSCYEATSSSRPRPVYFTSTAELLIRRADGLERTVPVQISRLPKPPSPGDELVDFIDELRNRTDGLFLEDPSENLLFEEEARSNRWVPEEEPCGTPTEPRRNDEGATSDFELSVLKEQKLEDKVTRDDKVARYLAEVETQNKYLRERRKFRYHIIPDGNCLYRAVCKATYGDQAGHSELRERTVHHIADHLDQFNPVIEGDAGEFLINAAQDGAWAGYPELLAMSQMLNINIHLTTGGSAESPTVSTMVHFLGQEDASKPAVWLSWLSNGHYDVLMDACVDNPEYDDWCRHSQMQRRRDEELAKSMAASLSKMYIEKIGAV